Genomic segment of Salvia splendens isolate huo1 chromosome 12, SspV2, whole genome shotgun sequence:
GTTCGAATCCAACTAATGATTAATGTCCAATTCAAAAGTATGGTCCTATTCGTCTATCTATCAAGAGTATGAAGTTTCTATTTTCAGACATAAATTACAGAGTTTTGTCAAATTCTAGTCGGTTCCATATAATTTAAAaccaaaatattaaatttaatttttataatcaaAACGACTTTGTTTcgttaaaataatagtagtagtaattaatttttctttcttttcttattttaactAAACAAGTTGTTTCAATCATCACCACACACGTCATATTGTACATACGTATACGTAACAATcgagaaaaattaaaactttgtgattaaatatttcatttgaAATCTCTTTAGAATGGCCAAAATTTAACCAAACTAATACTATTATCCAGAAAAGAAGTTATTTTGACTTTTAGGGACAATCTTGATTTATTAAAACactaaaataattgaattattttaagGTATGAAATCATCAAATAATTTCATCTATGGATGGATGCATACTTCACTCATCCATTGATTTTAAGTATTTGAAACACAGAAAAATTACACTACTTCATCAACTACGTTCCTTAAACAGCAAAACGTCGTCGTTTGATGCCTAACACTATCCGGTTACGGCTCCAAATAAAGGATGAGGTAGAATTATTGATTACAATTATACTACTGCATTGTAAGTATCTTCCTTTCTTGAGGTGCCAAGCGTTAGTAACTGTACTCGGAGGAAGACGACGACAGCGATTCCCCGTCCGAGCTCCTCCCTGCATTCTCGACCCGCTCCTCGCCGGGAGACCGGTTTCCCTCTTCCTCTTGATAGTCGTCGTCGACGTATCCTTCGACGTAGTGTCCGTGTTCATCCACGCCATCGTCaacatcttcatcttcctcatcattgtattCTTCGTCGTCGTAATCAACGCCGTCCGCGTCTTCGCCACGCTCGATGCCTTTCCCGTACTCTACATTCTCGGCAAAATCCCCACTTTCCGCATAAAGGTCGCCAAATTCGTCGGCTGAAGCTCGACCATTCCCGATCTCGTGATCGTGATAGTTGTCATTATCGAACTCTGATCCTTCGGAGCTGCTAACATTCTCGGCACCCTCGATTTCAACCGGGGTAGCTGCCAAATTCCAGTCCCCGTCTTCGTGTACCTCCGCGGTATCATCGTCACCGATAATGCCCTTGCTGCCTCTTTTGTTGAAAGCATTCCCAGCCACTCTCGGAGCAGGCTTTTGTCGGCTTCTAATCGAACGGCGGCCTTTCTTGCCACCTCGACCTCGTGCACGTGTCCGCCCTCTCCAACCCGGCAACTGTTTACATGGTTCCTCTTGAGCATTAGTAGCCGCCCTACCCAGCATTTTTCCTCCACGCGTGCGGCTCGGACCTTTTGGACGTCCCCGTCCTCGCTTGGCTCGGCCATTTCGGAGATCTCCCCGGCCGTTATCCAGTCGAGATCCAGCTTGGGACGGATTATTATCCACAGAACACCCAAGTGTAGAATACATTGGCGAAAAATTCTGGACGAGCAGGACGTTCGACACAGTTAAATTCAAGCGGGGGAGGACCGATAAATACCCTATTAGATCTATTAAGAAAAAATCCTTACATTGAAGTAACCGTCTTTGTCGTCTTTCTGACATCTTTCCTTCTGCTCGTGCGAATAGTAGATGGACGTATCAAGATCCATGAGCCGTAAAGCAACAGCAGGTGCAGTACGAGGCATCCATGGAGGTATCGGGACCACTCCAGGTCTTGATGAACTCTCTGCGACTTTGGACGAACTCAATATCTCCGATGAGGTCTCGTAGCTCACCGACAAAAACTCCCTCTTGATGTTATCTTCCAGCAACGTCAAGCACTGAGCAGCAAGTCGACATTtagtaaagaaaaagagagcATATACGCCATGTATTTCGACATTAGATTCAACAATGCCGAacgaaatgaaacatttcaaatattcAACGTGTCGAGTGACAATAAAGAATTAAGAACCAAAGAGACCTGAAGAAGCTCTTCCGCGGTCAATGCCGTATGCAACTTCCTGCCCCATGATTTTCTGTATTCGTCTGACCAGGCAGAATCTAGAGCATATGCGGGAATAGATGCCTGCAATGGCAGGAACATGTAAGTCGAGAAAGCAGATTTAACCGACTAACTGGCGATGGAAGGGAATCAATGAAGACATAAATAACTAATCATTAAACAATTGATTTCTAGGCAATAAACGAAAGGGGGGAAGAAACAACCTCAATCGTAGCTAACTGAACTTTCAGCAATACGATTCTCGGGGGAAGAGAGAGGTCAAATAAGACGTCGTCGTTCTTCCTGCATTTAGCAACATGCTCTGCAAACTCCGAAGTGTCATTTGAAGTGTGGTAGGTCATATGACAAAAAGGGCAGTGATTTTCCTCCCACGAGTACAAGATACGGCAGCGGTTGCAAATTTCCAGCAGCTGGCAGCGCCACAACGTGCTGCGCTTCAATGCGCTGAATACATCCGAAGCAAAGCATTCTTTCCATATCCACTCAAAGTCTTTATATCTTTGATTTATGTCATTTTCTTCTGCTCCATTATTTACAAGATTTGCAGCAAGTGGCGTCGATTGTTCTGGAGAACATGACACATGGGCTATTCCCTTCGGAGAAGACAAGTCAAGTTTAACTTCCTTCCCGGCATCAACACGATCGTGTCTACCAGAAAGTGAAGAAGAGTTTTTCCTAGCAGTCTCTTTAAAAGTTGGCCCAATATTTTGCAATACTGAATGCAAATGAGATTCTCTAGTTCCACGGACGTCCAAAGATGATAACAAAGCATCGAACCCCTACATTTCACACAAAAGACTATCTTGTCAACTAAAGTTGCAATCTTTTCCATCAATATAGCAGGAAAATAATGAACGATCCAAGATATTTGAACCCCTTGAAAAGACGACATCCTTTGTAAATTTATCGAACATACTTGAAGATTCCAGCAAGAATTAAAAGTAACAAGACTCCAAACAAGAGTGAGTCGTCATGCTAAAAAAGAGTAAAAAGGTAAAGAAATGACTTGCATATACCTCTTCAGAGTCGATAAGCCTCCAAACACCATTGTGCAACTCTACAAATATTCTGCCAGATCCAGGATCGTTTCGAGAAAGTGATGCGACAAACTGCCAGTATCGATTGCGTCTCCGATCCTGTCCAAGGGGCAAGGACCTATATGCGTAGATTTCCTCAGCCCGGTGACTAATACAAGCTTTCAGCTCTGATCGTGACTTTTCAGCAGCAATCATAGACTGCTGAAGCATCAAGTTTTCAGAAACCACAGAGAAGTCGGGCGTTAGAGGATTCTTTTCAGTAGCAATATAATGTACTTCATTATGTTGATCATTCAAGTCAACCAGCTGGAAGTCGGGGTTCGCAGGCGAGGACTCGTTTTTCATAGGAACACTATTTAGTGGACTTCTCCTGTTATCCATAACATGAGGAACGCTAAGTTCAGCTCTGtgtactttaaaaatatgctcCTCTTTCATTCGACGCTTATCAAGTTGCGCCTCAGCCCACATTTGCTTCTTTAATGCATTTGCAGCTTCCAGCCGTTCCTGGAAAGCTCTTAATCAAGTAGGAGAAAGAGAAGCAAAAGAGTGTAATAATTTGTTCAGAACTCAAAACATACCTCCAAGGCAACGCGGATGGCATTTCCTTCATTTGCTACACCAATCAAGGCAACAAGAGCATTTAGACGCTCTTCGGTGCTGAGGTCGGCATACTCCCCTTCAGTGAGTCCCTGAACCCATGGTTCTCCAGGACTAGATTCATCGACCACGCTGTCTTCAAGATCAGAGGCAGACACCTGAGAGTTAACCCCAACAACATCGACACATGGGGCACCCATTATTCCATTATCTTTGACCTCATCAACTGATTCGGTCAACATTGCACTGCTTTTCAAGAATGGTGTTTCCATCAACTCACTACAGGAATTGTCATTGTCATATCCAGAGATATCTtcaattttgtttgttttgctgGAGTGAGAAGCCTCCTTTTCATTTGCCAAAGCATCCAAGTCATCAACATAAGGATCGTCGCCAATATCACTGTCAGAGTCTTGATCTCTGTCGAGGTCATCCTTTTCAACATCTGGTTCTTCTTCATCAACATTTCCATTTTGATGTACCCGAACTCTCTCCCTAGCTTCAGAGAGAAGCGTCTCTGCATCAATTGGATCCTTCCGATAAGGAGTGCGTACACAATAAGTTGAAGGAGCTGTTCTCTCGAATAATTTTGTGTCCCTTGATAGAGCAGCAGATATAGATGCTTCTGGAGTTTTACTTGTTGTGAGATCCCTAAGACCAGATCTCTTCGTGCAGAATGATATTTCTGGTCAGCAGCATAACAAGATAATTGTACGGGTAAGAAAGCAAATAGAGACTGACTACCTGAATCCTTTCAGCAACTTCCAATATCGAAAGTCCCTTATCTCCCTCCAGTGAAAGAATATGAAATGCTGCAAATTTAACTGTTCCTGGAGTTAAGCGATGCCGGGATCTTCGAGAATTTGAGAAACCCCTTTCTTGCATAAGGGAAATAGCATTCTCAGCAGCTTTTCCACTTCGTATATTGGATATTGTATCTGCAACATTATCACCCTGcaattaactaaaataattaGACTTTCATAAGAGCACGTACGAACCAATGCAATTCCAAGGGTATTTTAAACTAAATTCTCATTTTATTCTGCAAACACTTGACACTCCTAAAACTAACATTTCCTAATGAGGACAGTCACAGAAGCagacaaattttgaattttttacaGCTTCAATATGGaaaactaaaatataagccGTTTCACAAgagatatatacatatacacatGCAAAAGCAGGACTAAGGAACAGCAGATAAGATTCGTATATATCAAGGTTTAGCAATATGAACAGGACATGCCTCACTGTCATTCTGGAAACATGCTCGTTTGATATCTGAATTCCTTAATTTTGGCCCAAAGCCTGCAGAGAGAGCAAATTGCCGCAATACTTCAGGCCAAGTTACCGGACTAAGGTGGCGCTGCCAGCTAAGCAAGTCAAAACCCCAAGCATAAGCCTGTTATAGATAATCATATCATAACTAAGTTCTGACGCATCACAAAATCACAATTAGTTAGCATTATGCAATGAGTAAAACAAACCCCTTCAACAATGTGTGGATGCCCCCCAACAGGGATGCCAGCAGAATTCGGGTCTGATGCTCTGCCAACGTCTCCAATGTCTTTAATAATGGATCTCATAAGAGCTATATGGATCTCACCCAACAACCTCGGGTCCTACAAGCATGGAGGATACCAGTTTTTAAACTATAAAATAAATCTACAACCTTCATATCACTTCGTAAGATTTGCAGAACGAATTTCAAAACTCACAGTATCATGCAGTGCATGAATGAATTCATCCAGGGAGAAAGGCCACAGACCAAGAACATCAGCAAAAGATATCAAGAATCTCCAAATCTACACAATTTACAGACTACGAACCTTAAGATATCTTCCTCAATAAATCAAATGATATACAGTTCCACGGGAAGAGTTATCTCACCATAAGAAGATTACCAAGGTTCTCTTCCGAGTCACTCCAAGGCTGGACATGAAAGGGCCTCTTCAAGTGCACAGACTTGGGTGGATATTCTGGGAGTTTATCTAAAGAGTGGAAGTTCGCAAGTCACTCAAAAAAacaatactactatataaaatgaTGGCCTTGAAGCAAGTACATCAAGAAGATTGCAGCAACTCAAGAAGAATGTATGAAGTTTCGATAATAACAACGTACAGAAAAAGGATTTTTTCATACTTTTCCATATGCACGTCAATACCATGACTAGTATAGATCAGATAAGATGAGGATAACACTGGGGTGCGTCAATCTTAATACCTTTGAGCAAATCAAGGTTCTGTAAAGTTTCACTGTCAAGGGCCACAATTGAGGGCAATCCCATACTTAAGGCTGCTAGTTCCATGAGTTCCAAATTTTCATCCTCAATCAGTTCCACAGATTCTTTGGCAATTCTGCGAGCAGCAGCCCTGGTATTAGCAGCTTTGAGTTTTGCAGCCTCCTTCTCCATGCGCATTTCCTTTTTCAGCCTCATCTTTTCTGCCTGTGACAGTGGATAGTAGAAATGATTCAGAACTCTTACTAGCTGCACAAATGATCAAGGAAAGTAAACTATAAGTTAGCAAACATAATATGGACGACTAACTTTGATATACTCCTTTTGTAAAaatttctctcttctttctatTTCACGCCGTTGCTCCCTTTGGCATCTCTCCTCTTCACGCTGCTTTTCACGCAACAGTCTTTCCTCCTCCTTTCGTCGTTCCCGATCTTGCCGTTCCATCTCTTTCCTCATTTGTTCTTCTCTCTACGGAATAATGTATACACTTATCAGCAAAGTACAAGATACAGAAAGACAATAATTAGCTGCGGCGATACCTTTCTCCTCATAATGTCCTGTTTCTCCATCTCCTTACGGATCCTTTTCTCATGAGCTTCAACTTCTTTGGCTATTCTAGCCTCTTCAGCCTGAAACGTATCATGCAAGAAAATGCTGAAAATTGGAATCCAATACTTCAGCAATCAATAACTCAATTCTGAACTGATCATGTCATGCCAAAGAGACTACAGATAAAGGTCTTATGGCATAATTGCAATCTGTTATGTTAGAAGAAACCACTAATATTGCATCTCCACTCTCCAGCGAAACAGTATAATTACACTTACAAAAGTATAGAAACCAATAACTATACTAAAGAGCACCTTGCGTTTCCTCTCCAACCTCTCAGGGTCCAGCACAGCACGCCTCTCTGGTGTCGCAATCTGATTATCAAACCCACTACCTGGATGAATGAAAAGCTGAGAATCAATGTTGGCATTGACAACAGGAGCTGTTAGAGGACCAAGATCTACTTCTCCAGGAGCTGGAGACGAGTGTGCTTCATGCCTGACTTGCTGAGGCAAAAGACTCAAACTTGGCATTTGACCTTGAAGATATCCAGATGCCCCTTGCTCATTGCTACGTATCATAGGTCTCCCAGTAGGTAATGGCACTCGAGAATTCAGAGCATCAGAGGGCGAACCATAATAATGTGGCGCAACTCTTTCGTAAGGGTCATTTATTGCCGACGGCTTTTCAGGGAGAAATTGGTATTCATGGAGAGCCCTAGAGGCACCCTGATAAGTTGGACTTTTAGTTCCCAAAACTATTTGCATTATGGTTGATATAAACAGATGCAAGTAAAGAAACACAAGTACGAAATATTACACTCAAgaattgataattttaatacagaTGGATGAATGCAAGTTACATAGTAAGGATGAAAAGAAAAGTCTTTGATTCTGCAGTAATTTTAAAACAGGAGAATTTGAAACCAACTAGGCCTCCAAAAGGATCCCTGACCTTGATTGGTTTAGCATCGATCCTCTCATATAAGTGGGCGTCATAGGATTGTCCAGCTCGTTTCTGTTGGTCTGATGTAACTGTTATATGAGAAAATTTGTTAGGCTACTTCTGTAAGAAATTGTTCTGGCATACAATGCATAATACATAATGAATGCTATGTGTAAGCTCGAAAAGTATAGAGAAAAATCTGCACATGGGAGAGTAAACTTCTTTAGCCACCAGAGTCTGGTCCACTTAAATCACCTAATATCCATAAGCATCCCTTCTTTCTacaaaattaatagtactatctATTTCAGTTATTTACCCCACCGTTTTCAAAGGTTTTACTTGATACGCCACTCTTGTGgctttataaaatatattcttACTCTTGCTCGTGTCAAGATTAGTGGGGATGGAGTTATTTTCATGGTTGGGACTAGGGAGATTATATGTAAGATGACTGATTCTTCATTTCACTGTCACTCCAAATTCTTTCGTACCCTGCTAGAAGAAATATGGTACTGCCTACGGCATCCCTCTCCTTGAAGTCAAAGGTACCTACAAACGAGAGAATACATTTGTCTCTAACATTAACAACGGAATATTATCCCACCAAACTTATCACTCAACAAGGAACTACTAGCAAATAGCTCCTTAAAATGACCTTTTCTGGTTCTCCCATCATATAATTATGTTCTTTCACTATAGAAAGTTCTATAGATCATtgggataaaataaaaaaacagaaTATGCTGTCAAAATCAAGTGAAGGATAATAAAAACCAGAGAAATAACTAAAGTATTGAGTATAGACACTGGGGAAAAAATCTGAATTTTCCCTAACATATGTGAATGTTGAAATAAACCCAAGTCACCAAGTGAGAGATATATACCAATTGGAGTACCAAAGGCGCCAGGCGGCAAAGGATCAAACTCCATCCCAAGAATTGGCCCGTCGTCCCTAAGTGGCTCCCCTAACTGTGCTTCCACAAACTTAATCGCTCTTTGCTCAGAGATCGCCAGCGGCGGTTCATAGTATCTCCTCATGGATGGCAAATCTGTCGACATCCTCGGGACAGCAGTCCCAGCCTTATGAGCCACTCGTTGCTGCTGCAGCTGCTGGTCAACATTCCCAAAAAGACTCAAACCCGAGCGAGGCTCATGTGCCACATCAGCGCTGCTGCTAACCACCTTCTCGTGCACAATCCCACTAGTGAACTCCGCAACTGCAGGTGTGGTTACGCTGCCCTTTTTCTGCCTCTTCTCCGCGGATGGCTTCCGGTCTTTCAACCTCCGGTGGCAGAACCACATTTGCAGCTGCCGATCAGTCAGCCCCAATTCGACCGAGAGCTCCGCCCGCAATGCTTCGGATGGATACGTCTCAACTACACACACGGATCACAAAGCCATTTCACACAATTCAGtccacaaacacacacaaaaagGCATCTTAACTACACATAGCAActccatttttggaaattaacacttgaattatacatatatacacataGAGAGAATCAAAACAAAACTCACTAGCATATGTTTTTTCAAGAACTTCCAACTGAGAAGGAGTCTTCATTTTGCGCTTCACCTTCACCTCCCCCTCTCCCTCCGGCGAGTTCTTCTTCGCCGCCCCCACACtttccccaccaccaccacctccgctTCCCTCATCAACCTCCATTCCACCAGAAAACGCAAAATCAGAGCTCAAAAAAGATCAGCAACTAACAAATCCCCCTCCattcaactaaaaaaattaGGGCTTGCAAAAATCAGCTCAGAAAAGGGGCATTTTGATAGAATTGGAATCGGAACTTGTGAAAATTGGAATTTCCCccaatttttttctctctctctctagacaACCTATCGATTAATGGTAGACAGCAGAAAAAAAAACTCGAGTTTGATAAAGATGTGCGGTGACGATTTGGAGAATACCGATTAATAAAATACACCAATTAATTACTGCTGCTACTCATACGTATACAGTACTGagcaacaaacaaaaaaaactataataattattaaagttGCGATTTTTCTTGTTTGCTTTGGTCGTGGTGTAGGGATAAAGCAACAAAAAGAGTACGAGTTGGGAATTCAAAGAGGAAAATACAGGTGAAATAATAAACCCACGAACAATAATTCCCTTTCTCTTTCTAATTCTAATCCCACccatcacaactctctctctctctctctctctctctctctctagtttGGAAAATTAAAATTCAGGTGATTTTATCGAATGTGATgctgtaaaaaaattaaattgaaaagtaGCTCGtgcttgtgtgtgtgtgtgttttagagagagagagagagaagggataATAAAGATTGTTGAATAAATAGTTGAAGTGAGAGGAGTTTGATTCACAAGTGGATTTTTGGATTTCTGGTTTTCTGGTTTTCTTCTCTCTGGATTTTCTCTCTTTCAGTACGGGTCAACTGTTTCGGTACGATGATTCGGGTCGGGTTGAAATGGTGACGCGGATTTTGGCGTTTGATTCCACGCGCTGGGGTTTTGTGGTGGTGAATTTGGTGTTTGGAATCCACGCGCTACTCCGGGAGGTGGAGGAGATTCTGAGTTGAATGTACTTTATTTAAGACATGAGA
This window contains:
- the LOC121757253 gene encoding homeobox-DDT domain protein RLT2-like yields the protein MEVDEGSGGGGGGESVGAAKKNSPEGEGEVKVKRKMKTPSQLEVLEKTYAIETYPSEALRAELSVELGLTDRQLQMWFCHRRLKDRKPSAEKRQKKGSVTTPAVAEFTSGIVHEKVVSSSADVAHEPRSGLSLFGNVDQQLQQQRVAHKAGTAVPRMSTDLPSMRRYYEPPLAISEQRAIKFVEAQLGEPLRDDGPILGMEFDPLPPGAFGTPIVTSDQQKRAGQSYDAHLYERIDAKPIKGASRALHEYQFLPEKPSAINDPYERVAPHYYGSPSDALNSRVPLPTGRPMIRSNEQGASGYLQGQMPSLSLLPQQVRHEAHSSPAPGEVDLGPLTAPVVNANIDSQLFIHPGSGFDNQIATPERRAVLDPERLERKRKAEEARIAKEVEAHEKRIRKEMEKQDIMRRKREEQMRKEMERQDRERRKEEERLLREKQREEERCQREQRREIERREKFLQKEYIKAEKMRLKKEMRMEKEAAKLKAANTRAAARRIAKESVELIEDENLELMELAALSMGLPSIVALDSETLQNLDLLKDKLPEYPPKSVHLKRPFHVQPWSDSEENLGNLLMIWRFLISFADVLGLWPFSLDEFIHALHDTDPRLLGEIHIALMRSIIKDIGDVGRASDPNSAGIPVGGHPHIVEGAYAWGFDLLSWQRHLSPVTWPEVLRQFALSAGFGPKLRNSDIKRACFQNDSEGDNVADTISNIRSGKAAENAISLMQERGFSNSRRSRHRLTPGTVKFAAFHILSLEGDKGLSILEVAERIQRSGLRDLTTSKTPEASISAALSRDTKLFERTAPSTYCVRTPYRKDPIDAETLLSEARERVRVHQNGNVDEEEPDVEKDDLDRDQDSDSDIGDDPYVDDLDALANEKEASHSSKTNKIEDISGYDNDNSCSELMETPFLKSSAMLTESVDEVKDNGIMGAPCVDVVGVNSQVSASDLEDSVVDESSPGEPWVQGLTEGEYADLSTEERLNALVALIGVANEGNAIRVALEERLEAANALKKQMWAEAQLDKRRMKEEHIFKVHRAELSVPHVMDNRRSPLNSVPMKNESSPANPDFQLVDLNDQHNEVHYIATEKNPLTPDFSVVSENLMLQQSMIAAEKSRSELKACISHRAEEIYAYRSLPLGQDRRRNRYWQFVASLSRNDPGSGRIFVELHNGVWRLIDSEEGFDALLSSLDVRGTRESHLHSVLQNIGPTFKETARKNSSSLSGRHDRVDAGKEVKLDLSSPKGIAHVSCSPEQSTPLAANLVNNGAEENDINQRYKDFEWIWKECFASDVFSALKRSTLWRCQLLEICNRCRILYSWEENHCPFCHMTYHTSNDTSEFAEHVAKCRKNDDVLFDLSLPPRIVLLKVQLATIEASIPAYALDSAWSDEYRKSWGRKLHTALTAEELLQCLTLLEDNIKREFLSVSYETSSEILSSSKVAESSSRPGVVPIPPWMPRTAPAVALRLMDLDTSIYYSHEQKERCQKDDKDGYFNNFSPMYSTLGCSVDNNPSQAGSRLDNGRGDLRNGRAKRGRGRPKGPSRTRGGKMLGRAATNAQEEPCKQLPGWRGRTRARGRGGKKGRRSIRSRQKPAPRVAGNAFNKRGSKGIIGDDDTAEVHEDGDWNLAATPVEIEGAENVSSSEGSEFDNDNYHDHEIGNGRASADEFGDLYAESGDFAENVEYGKGIERGEDADGVDYDDEEYNDEEDEDVDDGVDEHGHYVEGYVDDDYQEEEGNRSPGEERVENAGRSSDGESLSSSSSEYSY